Proteins encoded together in one Cryptococcus deuterogattii R265 chromosome 13, complete sequence window:
- a CDS encoding benzodiazapine receptor, whose protein sequence is MSPLPELLFDVARNPVLAVGLPIGLGIASGFVTGQSSRSNWYTTMTAPPGTPPKEVFGPVWTVLYGLMGYASHLAVRAFDTAVTPSGTAQADQALQLYYAQLGLNLIWSPLFFGFKQKEIALGNLLALTGTVAAMTVKMHDLNTPFSTTWFLAPYCAWLGYATYLNAGFVFFNRDRRY, encoded by the exons ATGTCGCCTCTGCCTGAACTTCTTTTCGACGTTGCCCGTAACCCAGTCTTGGCCG TCGGCCTTCCGATTGGTTTGGGTATTGCCAGCGGGTTCGTTACCGGACAGAGCTCTAGGAGCAACTGGTATACA ACCATGACAGCTCCTCCCGGCACTCCTCCCAAAGAAGTCTTTGGTCCA GTATGGACTGTCCTTTACGGACTCATGGGCTACGCCTCGCACCTCGCTGTCAGGGCCTTTGACACCGCTGTGACTCCCTCTGGAAC TGCCCAAGCGGACCAAGCTCTTCAGTTGTACTACGCCCAGTTGGGTCTCAACCTCATTTGGtcacccctcttcttcggtttcaagcagaaggaaaTTGCCCTTGGAAACCTTCTCGCCCTCACTGGGACTGTGGCTGCAATGACT GTTAAGATGCACGATCTCAACACACCATTCAGCACCACCTGGTTCTTGGCTCCTTACTGTGCTTGGCTCGGTTACG CCACTTACCTCAACGCCGgttttgtcttcttcaaccg TGACCGCAGGTATTAA
- a CDS encoding uncharacterized protein (genome sequence mistake), whose product MTQDVSWTIVNLSYITFSFIMFHHVTGLPFESTMTTSGAYDDLTLWEQIDSGAQYTPAKKWLTSVPIGLFLISTHYTRYDYVLFALNFAALIFVLFPKLPVLHRLRFHFAVNNDVPQTPVQSRPPSPARRPVGGR is encoded by the exons ATGACACAAGATGTCAGTTGGACAATCGTCAATCTCAGCTATATCACC ttctccttcatcatgtTCCACCACGTCACCGGACTTCCTTTTGAATCTACCATGACCACCTCTGGAGCCTACGATGATCTAACATTATGGGAACAAATCGATTCAGGTGCCCAGTACACACCAGCCAAAAAGTGGTTGACAAGTGTGCCTATAGGATT ATTCCTTATATCAACGCATTATACTCGTTATGACTATGTCCTATTTGCTCTCAACTTTGCCGCTTTGATCTTTGTTCTTTTCCCCAAACTGCCCGTC CTCCATCGATTGAGATTCCACTTTGCTGTCAACAATGACGTCCCCCAGACACCCGTACAATCCCGTCCCCCCTCTCCCGCTCGCAGACCAGTTGGCGGTCGTTGA
- a CDS encoding Atypical/RIO/RIO1 protein kinase, with the protein MSRRPDHGYIDQASEDPVNIVSAPIEDLEQVPHGEEDAEALNEDSGSSVEEESEGEPFEDVDGGDFDFRVLDIGGSGEEEEEEDDGDWDVDDEDWELANGDFTKQYNRVRQQHAATSGSAPLPARNLSQQTKSKLSKSNPTAGSGVVTNPKAAQDKHDKDKSDRATQEQVLDGRTRLVLAGLVNRGIIGMIERCISTGKEANVYYSSPGRAVKIYRTSILVFRARQNYIVGEQRFRGEYTSSRNPRKMIRVWAEKELRNLRRLVQGGVRAPVVHECKENVLVMDFLGKGEVASPRLKDADIPEDKLPDLYAELIIATRRMYQHCHLVHADLSEYNILLHDNHLYIIDVSQSVEHDHPRAFDFLRSDISNIEEFFSRRGVATLGIRRSWEFIVTENIGLSPSGSGSGSGSGSASASISLEMEKGDEGEKRLLGVLEEWLKEPSDKTDDAVFMESYIPRTLAEVYDPERDVDVLKRGGGDELIYAGVTGLKLAHESANAKEREKESAGVGAGVDANDKEEQVGVDESVERGKKGKSKSKDEGGKNKKSTKSVRFEDGVNEQDEEDDAQKAEEEGDEEEGMDKKSRGFRHEDRESKKERKKAVKEEQREKRKTKMPKAEKQKLIKKSASRH; encoded by the exons ATGTCAAGACGGCCAGACCACGGCTATATCGATCAAGCTTCAGAAGATCCTGTCAATATCGTCTCAGCACCAATCGAAGATCTTGAGCAAGTCCCTcacggagaagaggatgctGAAGCGTTGAATGAAGATTCTGGATCGAgtgtcgaagaagagtctgAAGGAGAACCATTCGAGGACGTAGATGGGGGCGATTTCGATTTCCGCGTATTAGATATTGGTGGGTcgggtgaagaggaagaagaggaggatgatggagattgggatgtggatgatgaggattgGGAGCTCGCTAATGGAG ACTTTACCAAGCAATATAACCGAGTTCGACAGCAACACGCTGCCACATCCGGTTCTGCGCCCTTACCCGCCCGAAATCTCTCCCAACAGACGAAATCAAAGCTGTCCAAATCCAATCCTACAGCCGGATCTGGAGTGGTAACGAATCCGAAAGCGGCACAGGATAAACATGATAAAGATAAAAGCGATCGAGCTACTCAGGAGCAAGTGCTTGATGGACGTACACGACTGGTTTTGGCGGGATTAGTCAATCGAGGGATTATCGGGATGATTGAACGATGTATCAGTACCGGTAAAGAG GCAAACGTCTATTATTCATCCCCAGGCCGCGCTGTCAAAATCTACCGAACTTCCATTCTCGTCTTCCGTGCTCGACAAAACTACATTGTAGGCGAACAACGTTTCCGGGGCGAATACACTTCATCTCGAAATCCTCGAAAGATGATTCGTGTCTGGGCCGAGAAAGAGTTGCGAAACCTGAGACGTTTAGTTCAAGGCGGTGTGCGTGCGCCGGTGGTACATGAGTGTAAGGAGAATGTGCTCGTCATGGATTTCTTGGGGAAGGGCGAGGt AGCGTCACCTCGTTTGAAAGATGCAGATATCCCCGAGGACAAGTTACCCGATCTGTACGCAGAACTGATCATTGCGACCCGAAGAATGTACCAGCACTGCCACCTCGTCCATGCCGATTTGAGTGAATACAACATTCT GTTACACGATAACCACCTATACATCATCGACGTCTCCCAATCCGTCGAACATGACCATCCCCGTGCGTTCGACTTTCTCCGTTCCGACATTTCCAACATTGAAGAATTCTTCTCCCGCCGTGGAGTCGCCACGCTTGGGATCCGGAGATCATGGGAATTCATCGTCACCGAGAACATTGGTCTTTCCCCCTCTGGCTCTGGCTCTGGCTCTGGCTCTGGCTCTGCCTCCGCCTCGATATcgttggagatggagaagggtgaCGAGGGTGAAAAGCGCTTATTGGGTgttttggaagaatggCTGAAAGAACCGTCGGACAAGACGGATGATGCGGTGTTTATGGAGTCGTATATCCCGAGAACGTTGGCGGAGGTGTATGATCCCGAGagggatgtggatgtgCTCAAGCGTGGGGGAGGGGATGAGTTGATTTATGCGGGTGTGACGGGATTAAAGTTGGCGCATGAGAGTGCGAATGCtaaagagagagagaaagagagtgCGGGTGTTGGTGCTGGTGTGGATGCGAACGACAAGGAGGAGCAAGTAGGTGTCGATGAAAGTGTAGAAAGGGGTAAGAAGGGTAAAAGTAAAAGCAAGGATGAGGGGggcaaaaacaaaaaatcAACGAAAAGCGTACGGTTCGAGGATGGTGTAAACGAacaagatgaggaagacgatgcACAGAaagcagaggaggagggagatgaggaagaaggaatggataAAAAATCAAGAGGGTTCCGACATGAAGATCGTGAATCTAAAAAG GAACGGAAAAAGGcagtcaaggaagaacagagGGAGAAACGAAAGACCAAGATGCCAAAAGCTGAGAAGCAAAAATTGATTAAAAAGTCTGCCTCGCGACACTAG